GCCGATTTCGATCAGCGGCACCCCGGCGACCGGCGTCAGCGGCTTGGAAGGGGAAAGGTCGGCAAGCCGGCTGCCATAGCCGGCGGCGATGATGAGCGCGTCCATGATCCTGGGCTTTGCCTCTCTGGGATTCCTGCCGGGCTGAAAAAGCAGCGGGCCGGCCGAACGTCCAACGTCCGGCCGGCCCGCCCTGTTTTGTCGCGTCGGTCCGCTTACTCGGCGGCGAGCGCCTGGTCGGAAACGTATTCCTCGACCATCTGCGCGGCGACGTCGTCGTTGAACTGCTGCGGCGGGTGCTTGCAGAAGTAGGCCGACGGGCCGATCAGCGCACCGCCCTCGCCACGTTCCAGCGCAACCTTGCAGCAACGGATCGCGTCCATCACGCAGGCGGCCGAGTTCGGGCTGTCTTCCACCGAAAGGCGGAGTTCGAGGTTCATCGGCACGTTGCCCCACTGCGCGCCTTCCAGGCGCAGGAAGCACAGCTTGTTGTCCTTCTGCCAGGGAACATAGTCCGACGGGCCGACGTGGATGTTCTCGTCCTCAAGGCGCTGGGCCAGCATGGCCTGCACCGCCTCGGTCTTCGATTCCTTCTTGCTGCCCAGACGCTGGCGGTCGAGCATGTTCATGAAATCGGTGTTGCCGCCGGTGTTGAGCTGGTAGGTGCGCTCCACGGTCACGCCGCGCGCGCCGAACAGGCTGGACAGCACGCGGTGGACGATCGTGGCGCCGACCTGCGCCTTGATGTCGTCACCCACGATCGGGATGCGCTTGGCGCGGAACTTTGCTTCCCATTCGGGACGGCTGGCGATGAACACCGGCATGCAGTTGACCACCGCGACGCCGGCTTCGAGCGCGCATTCCATGTAGAATTCGGTCGCGTCCTGCGAACCGACCGGCAGGAAGTTCAGGAGAACCTCGGCGCCCGTTTCCTTGAGCGCGGCGACGATCGATTCCTTGGTCGCTTCGGGCGCGTCGGCCACGATGAAGCCCTTGTCGCCCATGCCGGTCATGTGATCGGCAACGCCATCGAGCTTCTTGCCCATGATGACCTTGGCGCCGGTGGCCGGAACGTCGGGGAAGAACACGGCGGTGCAGTTCGGACCGGCGAAGATGGCTTCGCTGATGTCCTTGCCCACCTTGCGCGCGTCGACGTCGATGCCGAGCACGAAGTCCACGTCACCCGCGCCGTAGCCACCGATCCGGTCATGGATCAGGCCCTGCGACGAGTTGTTGTTCCGATAGTGATAGACCCCCTGGACCAGCGAGCTGGCGCAGTTGCCCACGCCGATCACGGCGACCTTGATTGGCTTCATGAATCTCGATCCCTTCACACAGGCGCCAAGCGGCGGCTGTAACTAAATTGCCTCATTTCCATTTCGCGCGGCAAATGCAAGCACATTTCCCTGACGTCATGCTTGCGTAGGCCGCAGGGCAAGGATGACAGCGACCAGCCATCCCCCGGCAGCAACCGCAAACAGGGCAAGCACCAGCGGAGCAAGCCCGAACGCAATGAGCAATGCGAAAGCCAGTGCGAAGAAATCCCGGCTAGTAAGGTAAGTCAGCCCCTGCATCAAGCGCGATGGCTCACCGTTCGTACCTTGCCGACGGTAATGGTCCTTCACCACGTCAAAACTGAACGGCGCCTGACTGCGCGCGGCGGCCCGGCCGATCATCACCAGTCCGCTGGCCAGCAGGACAAGGCCGGCATAGCCGAACGT
The Novosphingobium sp. EMRT-2 genome window above contains:
- a CDS encoding inositol-3-phosphate synthase; this encodes MKPIKVAVIGVGNCASSLVQGVYHYRNNNSSQGLIHDRIGGYGAGDVDFVLGIDVDARKVGKDISEAIFAGPNCTAVFFPDVPATGAKVIMGKKLDGVADHMTGMGDKGFIVADAPEATKESIVAALKETGAEVLLNFLPVGSQDATEFYMECALEAGVAVVNCMPVFIASRPEWEAKFRAKRIPIVGDDIKAQVGATIVHRVLSSLFGARGVTVERTYQLNTGGNTDFMNMLDRQRLGSKKESKTEAVQAMLAQRLEDENIHVGPSDYVPWQKDNKLCFLRLEGAQWGNVPMNLELRLSVEDSPNSAACVMDAIRCCKVALERGEGGALIGPSAYFCKHPPQQFNDDVAAQMVEEYVSDQALAAE